In a genomic window of Suricata suricatta isolate VVHF042 chromosome 12, meerkat_22Aug2017_6uvM2_HiC, whole genome shotgun sequence:
- the RPUSD3 gene encoding mitochondrial mRNA pseudouridine synthase RPUSD3 isoform X2 has product MRTAPAREMGGCRVLGQVWGAWRRGPGVRVVAKASGFGTEAGHQLRPRGSSKRSRPLGDQPFPGLLQLENLGRKELVDVLRAAVVDQKGPLVTLNKPPGLPVTGKPGRLTLVSVLPELSQSLGLGDQELQVVQASGKETSGLVLLSSCPQTASRLQKFFIHSRRAQRPTATYCAVTDGIPATSEGKIQAALKLEHIDGIDLVIPVKSPSRKDFQEGVKRTVSHFRVVATGSGCALVQLQPLTVFPTQLQVHMVLQLCPVLGDHTYSARVGTVLGQRFLLPAESTKSRRQVLDEALLRRLCLTPSKAAQLPLHLHLHCLHLPGMRPREAPMKLLAPLPPYFSRTLQCLGLHQQ; this is encoded by the exons ATGCGCACTGCACCCGCTCGGGAGATGGGTGGCTGCCGTGTTTTGGGTcaggtctggggtgcctggcgCCGGGGGCCGGGGGTCCGTGTAGTGGCCAAGGCCTCAGGCTTTGGCACCGAAGCCGG ACATCAGCTGCGACCTCGAGGCTCCAGCAAACGGTCGAGGCCTCTGGGGGACCAGCCATTCCCGGGGCTGCTGCAGCTAGAGAACCTCGGTCGGAAGGAGCTGGTTGATGTGCTGAGGGCTGCTGTAGTGGACCAGAAag GACCTCTAGTGACATTGAATAAGCCACCAGGTCTACCAGTGACAG gAAAACCAGGGAGGTTGACATTGGTCTCAGTGCTGCCAGAGCTGAGCCAGTCCCTGGGGCTTGGGGATCAGGAGCTCCAGGTTGTCCAAGCATCTGGGAA aGAGACCTCTGGGCTTGTGCTCCTTTCCAGTTGTCCCCAGACAGCAAGCCGCCTCCAAAAGTTCTTCATCCACTCACGGAGAGCCCAGAGACCCACAGCCACCTACTG TGCTGTCACTGATGGGATCCCAGCTACTTCTGAGGGGAAGATCCAAGCAGCTTTGAAACTGGAACACATTGATGGCATTGATCTT GTAATTCCAGTGAAGTCCCCATCCCGAAAGGACTTCCAAGAAGGTGTCAAGAGGACTGTCAGCCACTTCCGTGTGGTGGCCACGGGCTCTGGCTGTGCCCTGGTCCAGCTGCAGCCGCTGAcag tGTTCCCCACTCAGCTCCAGGTACACATGGTCCTGCAGCTCTGCCCCGTGCTTGGGGATCACACATACTCTGCCCGCGTGGGCACGGTCCTGGGCCAGCGCTTTCTACTGCCAGCGGAGAGCACCAAATCCCGAAGACAG GTCCTGGATGAAGCCCTCCTCAGACGCCTTTGCCTGACTCCCTCCAAGGCTGCCCAACTGCCCTTGCATCTCCACCTGCATTGTCTCCATCTTCCAGGCATGAGGCCCAGGGAAGCCCCCATGAAGCTTCTGGCACCCTTGCCCCCTTATTTCTCCAGGACCCTACAGTGTCTGGGGCTCCACCAACAATAG
- the RPUSD3 gene encoding mitochondrial mRNA pseudouridine synthase RPUSD3 isoform X3: protein MRTAPAREMGGCRVLGQVWGAWRRGPGVRVVAKASGFGTEAGHQLRPRGSSKRSRPLGDQPFPGLLQLENLGRKELVDVLRAAVVDQKGKPGRLTLVSVLPELSQSLGLGDQELQVVQASGKETSGLVLLSSCPQTASRLQKFFIHSRRAQRPTATYCAVTDGIPATSEGKIQAALKLEHIDGIDLVIPVKSPSRKDFQEGVKRTVSHFRVVATGSGCALVQLQPLTVFPTQLQVHMVLQLCPVLGDHTYSARVGTVLGQRFLLPAESTKSRRQVLDEALLRRLCLTPSKAAQLPLHLHLHCLHLPGMRPREAPMKLLAPLPPYFSRTLQCLGLHQQ, encoded by the exons ATGCGCACTGCACCCGCTCGGGAGATGGGTGGCTGCCGTGTTTTGGGTcaggtctggggtgcctggcgCCGGGGGCCGGGGGTCCGTGTAGTGGCCAAGGCCTCAGGCTTTGGCACCGAAGCCGG ACATCAGCTGCGACCTCGAGGCTCCAGCAAACGGTCGAGGCCTCTGGGGGACCAGCCATTCCCGGGGCTGCTGCAGCTAGAGAACCTCGGTCGGAAGGAGCTGGTTGATGTGCTGAGGGCTGCTGTAGTGGACCAGAAag gAAAACCAGGGAGGTTGACATTGGTCTCAGTGCTGCCAGAGCTGAGCCAGTCCCTGGGGCTTGGGGATCAGGAGCTCCAGGTTGTCCAAGCATCTGGGAA aGAGACCTCTGGGCTTGTGCTCCTTTCCAGTTGTCCCCAGACAGCAAGCCGCCTCCAAAAGTTCTTCATCCACTCACGGAGAGCCCAGAGACCCACAGCCACCTACTG TGCTGTCACTGATGGGATCCCAGCTACTTCTGAGGGGAAGATCCAAGCAGCTTTGAAACTGGAACACATTGATGGCATTGATCTT GTAATTCCAGTGAAGTCCCCATCCCGAAAGGACTTCCAAGAAGGTGTCAAGAGGACTGTCAGCCACTTCCGTGTGGTGGCCACGGGCTCTGGCTGTGCCCTGGTCCAGCTGCAGCCGCTGAcag tGTTCCCCACTCAGCTCCAGGTACACATGGTCCTGCAGCTCTGCCCCGTGCTTGGGGATCACACATACTCTGCCCGCGTGGGCACGGTCCTGGGCCAGCGCTTTCTACTGCCAGCGGAGAGCACCAAATCCCGAAGACAG GTCCTGGATGAAGCCCTCCTCAGACGCCTTTGCCTGACTCCCTCCAAGGCTGCCCAACTGCCCTTGCATCTCCACCTGCATTGTCTCCATCTTCCAGGCATGAGGCCCAGGGAAGCCCCCATGAAGCTTCTGGCACCCTTGCCCCCTTATTTCTCCAGGACCCTACAGTGTCTGGGGCTCCACCAACAATAG
- the RPUSD3 gene encoding mitochondrial mRNA pseudouridine synthase RPUSD3 isoform X1 codes for MRTAPAREMGGCRVLGQVWGAWRRGPGVRVVAKASGFGTEAGHQLRPRGSSKRSRPLGDQPFPGLLQLENLGRKELVDVLRAAVVDQKGPLVTLNKPPGLPVTGKPGRLTLVSVLPELSQSLGLGDQELQVVQASGKETSGLVLLSSCPQTASRLQKFFIHSRRAQRPTATYCAVTDGIPATSEGKIQAALKLEHIDGIDLRRSGLLCQGCVKLVPSWGLTPQVIPVKSPSRKDFQEGVKRTVSHFRVVATGSGCALVQLQPLTVFPTQLQVHMVLQLCPVLGDHTYSARVGTVLGQRFLLPAESTKSRRQVLDEALLRRLCLTPSKAAQLPLHLHLHCLHLPGMRPREAPMKLLAPLPPYFSRTLQCLGLHQQ; via the exons ATGCGCACTGCACCCGCTCGGGAGATGGGTGGCTGCCGTGTTTTGGGTcaggtctggggtgcctggcgCCGGGGGCCGGGGGTCCGTGTAGTGGCCAAGGCCTCAGGCTTTGGCACCGAAGCCGG ACATCAGCTGCGACCTCGAGGCTCCAGCAAACGGTCGAGGCCTCTGGGGGACCAGCCATTCCCGGGGCTGCTGCAGCTAGAGAACCTCGGTCGGAAGGAGCTGGTTGATGTGCTGAGGGCTGCTGTAGTGGACCAGAAag GACCTCTAGTGACATTGAATAAGCCACCAGGTCTACCAGTGACAG gAAAACCAGGGAGGTTGACATTGGTCTCAGTGCTGCCAGAGCTGAGCCAGTCCCTGGGGCTTGGGGATCAGGAGCTCCAGGTTGTCCAAGCATCTGGGAA aGAGACCTCTGGGCTTGTGCTCCTTTCCAGTTGTCCCCAGACAGCAAGCCGCCTCCAAAAGTTCTTCATCCACTCACGGAGAGCCCAGAGACCCACAGCCACCTACTG TGCTGTCACTGATGGGATCCCAGCTACTTCTGAGGGGAAGATCCAAGCAGCTTTGAAACTGGAACACATTGATGGCATTGATCTT AGACGGTCTGGACTTCTTTGCCAGGGGTGTGTGAAGCTTGTTCCTTCTTGGGGGCTGACACCACAGGTAATTCCAGTGAAGTCCCCATCCCGAAAGGACTTCCAAGAAGGTGTCAAGAGGACTGTCAGCCACTTCCGTGTGGTGGCCACGGGCTCTGGCTGTGCCCTGGTCCAGCTGCAGCCGCTGAcag tGTTCCCCACTCAGCTCCAGGTACACATGGTCCTGCAGCTCTGCCCCGTGCTTGGGGATCACACATACTCTGCCCGCGTGGGCACGGTCCTGGGCCAGCGCTTTCTACTGCCAGCGGAGAGCACCAAATCCCGAAGACAG GTCCTGGATGAAGCCCTCCTCAGACGCCTTTGCCTGACTCCCTCCAAGGCTGCCCAACTGCCCTTGCATCTCCACCTGCATTGTCTCCATCTTCCAGGCATGAGGCCCAGGGAAGCCCCCATGAAGCTTCTGGCACCCTTGCCCCCTTATTTCTCCAGGACCCTACAGTGTCTGGGGCTCCACCAACAATAG
- the CIDEC gene encoding cell death activator CIDE-3 isoform X2 — translation MEYAMKSLSLLYPKSFSRHVAVSTCTSMVTQQLLTESSLETSKARPCRVATADRSVRKGIMAHSLKDLLHKVRDTLMLANKPFFLVLEEDGTTVETEEYFQTLADDTVFMVLQKGQKWQPPSEPAKIDVARVTFDLYKMNPQDFIGCLNVKATLYGTYSLSYDLHCYRAKRIMKEVLRCALFSMQVTGHVLLGTSCYMQQFLDATEGGQPPEGKAPSIIPSCLKILQ, via the exons ATGGAATATGCCATGAAGTCCCTGAGCCTTCTCTACCCCAAGTCCTTCTCCAG GCATGTGGCAGTGAGTACGTGCACCTCAATGGTGACCCAGCAGCTACTGACTGAGTCCAGCCTGGAGACCTCCAAGGCACGACCCTGCAGAGTAGCCACTGCTGACCGGAGTGTGCGGAAGGGCATCATGGCGCATAGTCTCAAGGACCTCCTCCACAAG GTCCGGGACACTCTGATGCTGGCAAACAAGCCATTCTTCCTGGTGCTGGAGGAAGATGGTACAACTGTAGAGACAGAAGAGTATTTCCAAACCTTGGCAGATGACACAGTATTCATGGTCCTCCAGAAGGGGCAGAAATGGCAGCCCCCATCCGAG CCCGCCAAGATTGATGTGGCCCGTGTAACCTTTGACCTCTACAAGATGAACCCACAGGACTTCATTGGTTGCCTGAATGTGAAGGCCACTCTGTACGGCACATACTCCCTTTCCTATGACCTGCACTGCTACCGGGCCAAGCGCATCATGAA GGAAGTTCTTCGTTGTGCCCTCTTCAGCATGCAAGTCACAGGCCATGTGCTGCTTGGCACTTCATGTTATATGCAGCAGTTCCTGGATGCCACAGAGGGAGGGCAGCCCCCTGAGGGCAAGGCCCCATCGATCATCCCGTCTTGTCTGAAGATACTGCAGTGA
- the CIDEC gene encoding cell death activator CIDE-3 isoform X1, producing the protein MEYAMKSLSLLYPKSFSRHVAVSTCTSMVTQQLLTESSLETSKARPCRVATADRSVRKGIMAHSLKDLLHKVRDTLMLANKPFFLVLEEDGTTVETEEYFQTLADDTVFMVLQKGQKWQPPSESTRYQLSLSHKPAKIDVARVTFDLYKMNPQDFIGCLNVKATLYGTYSLSYDLHCYRAKRIMKEVLRCALFSMQVTGHVLLGTSCYMQQFLDATEGGQPPEGKAPSIIPSCLKILQ; encoded by the exons ATGGAATATGCCATGAAGTCCCTGAGCCTTCTCTACCCCAAGTCCTTCTCCAG GCATGTGGCAGTGAGTACGTGCACCTCAATGGTGACCCAGCAGCTACTGACTGAGTCCAGCCTGGAGACCTCCAAGGCACGACCCTGCAGAGTAGCCACTGCTGACCGGAGTGTGCGGAAGGGCATCATGGCGCATAGTCTCAAGGACCTCCTCCACAAG GTCCGGGACACTCTGATGCTGGCAAACAAGCCATTCTTCCTGGTGCTGGAGGAAGATGGTACAACTGTAGAGACAGAAGAGTATTTCCAAACCTTGGCAGATGACACAGTATTCATGGTCCTCCAGAAGGGGCAGAAATGGCAGCCCCCATCCGAG AGTACTAGGTACCAACTTTCCCTCTCCCATAAGCCCGCCAAGATTGATGTGGCCCGTGTAACCTTTGACCTCTACAAGATGAACCCACAGGACTTCATTGGTTGCCTGAATGTGAAGGCCACTCTGTACGGCACATACTCCCTTTCCTATGACCTGCACTGCTACCGGGCCAAGCGCATCATGAA GGAAGTTCTTCGTTGTGCCCTCTTCAGCATGCAAGTCACAGGCCATGTGCTGCTTGGCACTTCATGTTATATGCAGCAGTTCCTGGATGCCACAGAGGGAGGGCAGCCCCCTGAGGGCAAGGCCCCATCGATCATCCCGTCTTGTCTGAAGATACTGCAGTGA